One window of the Candidatus Chryseobacterium colombiense genome contains the following:
- a CDS encoding ABC-F family ATP-binding cassette domain-containing protein yields MLSVQGLGLHHSGNYLFQNVNFTIKKDDKIGLVGKNGAGKSTLLKMLSGEITFYEGNVIPEGNVTIGFLKQDLDFVKGRTVWNETMQAFEQINAWKEELEEINHQMTVRTDYESDSYTDLINRMTDLNDLLMHHDAYNLEGDIEKVLFGLGFKADDFHKITDEFSGGWRMRIELAKLLLQKNDLMLLDEPTNHLDMESIIWLENFLKDYPGAILLVSHDKQFMTAVCNRTFDVNNRKVDDYKANYSKYLIMREDRREKLIQAKKNQDAEIKQMEDNINKFRASATKASFAQSLIKKLDKIERIEVDNEDVSKFNIRFVQSQVPGKIIFEAENLGKAYGEKQIFDDVDFIVQRGDRIALLGQNGQGKTTLAKILAGDIKDYSGTWNLGHNVNIGYFAQNQEEVLTPNKTVQEEAEDAATEETRPRVRDLLGSFLFQGEAVNKKTKVLSGGERNRLALCKLLLRPFNTLIMDEPTNHLDIQSKEIIKLALQKFEGTLIVISHDREFLQGLCDKIYEFRDGKMKEFLGDINEYLEFRQKESIREISAEKAKLHNEVPKVEEKKVEEKPVAASQSNVILSKEQKNIQNKIKKVEEKISDLETKVEEFEASFTKENPSDETLEKYNKTKEELELALQEWEYLGTQLD; encoded by the coding sequence ATGCTTTCGGTTCAAGGTCTAGGATTACATCATTCAGGAAACTATTTGTTTCAAAACGTGAATTTCACGATTAAAAAGGATGATAAAATTGGTTTGGTTGGTAAAAATGGGGCGGGGAAATCCACTTTATTGAAAATGCTTTCCGGAGAAATTACTTTCTACGAAGGGAACGTTATTCCAGAAGGAAATGTCACCATCGGATTTTTGAAACAGGATTTGGATTTTGTGAAAGGAAGAACCGTTTGGAATGAAACCATGCAAGCTTTTGAACAGATCAATGCATGGAAAGAAGAATTAGAAGAAATCAATCATCAAATGACTGTGAGAACCGATTATGAAAGTGATTCTTACACAGATTTGATTAATAGGATGACCGATCTGAATGATCTTTTGATGCATCACGATGCCTACAATTTGGAAGGTGATATCGAAAAAGTTTTATTCGGTTTAGGTTTTAAAGCAGACGATTTTCATAAAATTACAGACGAATTTTCCGGAGGTTGGAGAATGAGAATTGAATTGGCAAAATTACTTCTTCAAAAGAATGATTTAATGCTTCTCGATGAGCCCACCAATCACCTTGATATGGAATCCATCATCTGGCTTGAAAATTTCCTGAAAGACTATCCCGGAGCTATCTTATTGGTAAGTCACGATAAACAGTTTATGACGGCAGTCTGTAACCGAACTTTTGATGTGAACAACAGAAAAGTGGATGATTATAAAGCCAATTATTCCAAATATCTGATCATGCGTGAAGACCGCCGTGAAAAACTGATTCAAGCTAAAAAGAATCAGGATGCGGAAATCAAGCAGATGGAAGATAATATTAATAAGTTCCGTGCAAGTGCTACCAAAGCTTCTTTTGCACAGTCGCTTATTAAAAAATTAGATAAAATTGAACGTATTGAAGTAGATAATGAAGACGTTTCTAAATTCAATATTCGTTTCGTTCAGTCACAGGTTCCAGGAAAAATTATTTTCGAAGCTGAAAACTTAGGAAAAGCGTACGGTGAAAAGCAAATCTTCGATGACGTTGACTTTATTGTTCAGAGAGGCGACAGAATCGCGCTTCTTGGACAAAACGGACAAGGAAAAACGACCTTGGCGAAAATTCTTGCAGGAGATATCAAAGATTATTCAGGAACCTGGAATCTCGGACATAATGTAAACATTGGTTACTTCGCTCAAAATCAGGAGGAAGTTTTAACACCGAATAAAACGGTTCAGGAAGAGGCGGAAGATGCCGCAACAGAAGAAACAAGACCGAGAGTTAGGGATTTGTTAGGATCTTTCCTTTTCCAGGGTGAAGCTGTAAACAAAAAGACGAAAGTACTTTCCGGAGGGGAAAGAAACCGTTTAGCACTTTGTAAATTGTTGTTACGTCCGTTCAACACACTGATCATGGACGAACCTACAAACCACCTGGATATTCAGTCTAAGGAAATTATCAAATTGGCTCTTCAGAAATTTGAAGGTACATTAATTGTGATTTCGCACGACAGGGAATTCTTACAGGGGCTTTGTGATAAGATCTACGAATTCCGCGATGGTAAAATGAAAGAATTCTTAGGAGACATTAACGAATATCTTGAATTCAGACAAAAAGAATCTATCAGAGAAATTTCTGCAGAAAAAGCAAAACTTCACAATGAAGTACCAAAGGTTGAGGAAAAAAAGGTGGAGGAAAAACCTGTTGCAGCCAGCCAGTCGAATGTGATTCTAAGCAAAGAGCAGAAGAATATCCAGAATAAAATTAAAAAAGTAGAAGAAAAAATTTCTGATCTTGAAACAAAAGTAGAGGAATTTGAAGCTTCTTTTACCAAGGAAAACCCGTCTGATGAAACTTTAGAAAAATATAACAAAACTAAAGAAGAACTTGAGCTTGCTTTGCAGGAATGGGAATACTTGGGAACTCAGCTGGATTAA
- the aqpZ gene encoding aquaporin Z: MKKLFAEFFGTFWLVFGGCGSAIFASQIAPASTGQMGILLIGVALAFGLTVLTMAYAVGHISGGHFNPAVSFGLLAGGRFPAKDLISYVVAQCLGAIAAAGALYTILNGSGTPDFSGPGAFATNFYGEAVYFGKSYSMGAAFLTEFLLTAFFLIIIMGATDKYANGKFAGIAIGLALTLIHLISIPITNTSVNPARSLSQAVFVGGNALSQLWLFWVAPILGGVVGGLIYKFLLQNNQEEELAH; encoded by the coding sequence ATAAAAAAACTTTTTGCTGAATTTTTCGGCACATTCTGGCTTGTTTTCGGAGGTTGTGGAAGTGCAATTTTCGCTTCTCAAATTGCTCCGGCATCTACTGGGCAAATGGGTATACTTCTTATAGGAGTTGCTTTAGCATTTGGACTTACTGTACTTACTATGGCCTATGCCGTAGGACACATTTCCGGAGGACATTTCAATCCCGCTGTTTCATTCGGTCTTCTAGCCGGAGGAAGGTTCCCTGCAAAAGATCTTATTTCTTACGTTGTTGCACAATGTTTAGGCGCTATCGCTGCAGCAGGAGCATTATATACTATTTTAAACGGTTCAGGAACCCCTGATTTTTCCGGTCCGGGAGCTTTTGCTACCAACTTTTACGGGGAAGCCGTCTATTTCGGAAAAAGCTATTCTATGGGAGCCGCTTTCCTGACAGAGTTTCTCTTAACTGCATTTTTCCTGATCATTATTATGGGAGCAACGGATAAGTATGCCAATGGAAAATTTGCAGGTATTGCTATTGGGTTGGCGTTGACGTTAATCCACTTGATTTCAATTCCTATCACGAATACTTCTGTAAACCCTGCAAGATCTCTTTCTCAGGCTGTATTTGTAGGAGGTAACGCATTATCCCAATTATGGTTATTCTGGGTTGCACCTATTTTAGGCGGTGTTGTTGGAGGATTGATTTATAAATTCCTGCTTCAGAATAATCAGGAGGAAGAACTTGCCCATTAA
- a CDS encoding TonB-dependent receptor, whose product MKLIYSFMLILCGFAIANAQTYYKVEGNIQDFHDKTMLENAVVKIGNFSTQTDKNGRFSFNKIPAGKYILIAKHPDCNDYTENIGLTQDLHLTITLEHHIQDIETVTIHGSHKSNGSLVVKTLDKSEIERNSTDNLGNLLTKISGVSALKTGNNISKPIIHGLYGSRISILNNGVKLAEQEWGVEHAPNVDINNFQHIDVIKGASALKYGSDAIGGVVVMEPEIFPKKDTIKGSVNLSGISNGKGLGVDADIAKVWKNGWAVKTGGSIKKLGDQHAPDYNLMNTGMDFSSFNFTVQNNTYERGISFDYYLTNQNIGIYRGSHVGNNEDFYNAITSKIPVYTGNFSYNIDNPRQVIEHHIAKVSAFKRFGNIGKVSATYSYQYNHRQEYDIRRGELKDTPSLDLELMTHQFNLNDLLERGKFSLETGIDASFQNNYSDPATKARRLIPNYDKYAAGIYSVFKYKISHDFNMEAGARYDFTRYDVTKWYDKSDWENRYADSYPQFYVKTDQNRILTRPQLNYQNFSFNAGLEYRPNGNFDLKFNYAKVGRTPNIAELFSDGLHHSASVIEIGDMGLKNEQGHQFNLTVDSKFNVLKGLNISVNPYFFITKNFINEVPTGVQNTIRGVFPVWSYQQIDAKMYGIDLDVNFKLTDNLAYVGKGSYVYGQDDTHHVPLILMMPPNFSNALQFHKESWNHFYFNLENQTFLTQNRFPVYNATIPIYINGEEVQKEVDLSTPPSGYSLWNIQTGINISKNLSAGLIVNNLFNVSYRDYLNRMRFFADEAGRNFILNFRYRF is encoded by the coding sequence ATGAAATTGATCTATAGCTTTATGCTGATCCTTTGTGGATTTGCAATTGCAAACGCACAAACTTATTATAAGGTAGAAGGAAACATTCAGGATTTTCATGATAAAACAATGCTGGAAAATGCAGTGGTAAAAATCGGGAACTTCTCTACACAAACAGATAAAAACGGCAGGTTTTCTTTTAATAAAATTCCTGCAGGAAAATATATACTCATTGCTAAACATCCTGATTGTAATGATTATACTGAAAATATAGGACTTACTCAGGATCTGCATTTAACAATTACTCTTGAGCACCATATTCAGGATATTGAAACGGTAACCATTCATGGAAGTCACAAAAGCAATGGTTCTTTGGTCGTAAAAACACTTGATAAATCTGAAATCGAAAGGAATTCTACAGATAACCTGGGGAATCTACTGACAAAAATTTCAGGAGTAAGTGCTTTAAAAACGGGAAATAATATTTCAAAACCTATTATCCACGGGCTTTACGGAAGCAGAATCTCTATTCTGAATAATGGGGTAAAACTTGCCGAACAGGAGTGGGGAGTAGAGCACGCTCCGAATGTTGATATCAATAATTTTCAGCATATTGATGTAATCAAGGGAGCTTCTGCACTGAAGTACGGAAGTGATGCCATTGGTGGAGTTGTGGTAATGGAACCTGAAATTTTTCCTAAAAAAGATACGATAAAAGGTTCTGTAAACCTTTCCGGAATTTCTAACGGAAAAGGTCTCGGCGTTGATGCAGATATTGCAAAAGTCTGGAAAAACGGTTGGGCTGTAAAAACAGGTGGAAGCATCAAAAAATTAGGAGATCAGCACGCTCCTGACTATAATTTGATGAATACGGGAATGGATTTTTCTTCCTTTAATTTTACAGTTCAGAATAATACCTATGAAAGAGGAATTTCATTTGATTATTATTTAACCAACCAGAATATCGGAATCTACAGAGGTTCTCACGTGGGGAATAATGAGGATTTTTATAATGCAATCACTTCTAAAATTCCGGTCTATACAGGAAATTTCAGTTATAATATTGATAACCCGAGACAGGTGATTGAACATCATATTGCGAAAGTTTCTGCATTCAAAAGATTTGGAAATATCGGGAAAGTTTCTGCAACATACAGTTATCAGTATAATCACAGGCAGGAATATGACATTAGAAGAGGAGAACTGAAAGATACGCCTTCGCTTGATCTGGAGTTAATGACGCACCAATTTAATCTTAATGATCTATTGGAAAGAGGTAAATTCTCTTTGGAAACAGGGATTGATGCTAGTTTTCAGAACAATTATTCTGATCCTGCGACCAAAGCGAGACGTTTAATTCCGAATTATGATAAATATGCTGCCGGAATTTATTCAGTTTTTAAATATAAAATTTCGCATGATTTCAATATGGAAGCAGGTGCGAGATATGATTTTACCCGTTATGACGTTACGAAATGGTATGATAAAAGCGATTGGGAAAATCGATACGCAGATTCTTATCCGCAGTTTTATGTAAAAACGGATCAAAACAGAATTTTGACGAGACCTCAGTTGAATTATCAGAATTTTTCGTTCAATGCGGGGCTGGAATACCGTCCGAATGGTAATTTCGATTTGAAATTTAATTATGCAAAAGTGGGAAGAACGCCGAATATCGCTGAATTATTTTCAGACGGTTTGCATCATTCTGCTTCCGTGATCGAAATCGGTGATATGGGATTAAAAAATGAGCAGGGACATCAGTTTAATCTTACTGTTGATTCTAAATTCAATGTATTGAAAGGGTTAAATATTTCCGTGAATCCTTACTTCTTTATTACCAAAAATTTCATCAATGAAGTTCCGACCGGGGTGCAAAATACGATCAGAGGAGTATTTCCCGTGTGGTCTTATCAGCAAATCGATGCGAAAATGTATGGGATAGATTTAGATGTTAATTTCAAGCTTACAGATAATCTCGCCTATGTGGGAAAAGGAAGTTATGTTTACGGACAGGACGATACACATCATGTTCCGCTGATTTTGATGATGCCTCCGAATTTTTCCAATGCATTGCAGTTTCATAAAGAAAGCTGGAATCATTTCTATTTTAATTTAGAAAATCAAACCTTTCTGACACAAAATAGATTTCCTGTTTATAATGCAACTATTCCCATTTATATCAACGGGGAAGAAGTGCAGAAAGAAGTTGATCTGAGTACTCCGCCAAGTGGTTATTCTCTTTGGAATATCCAAACGGGAATCAATATCAGTAAAAATCTTTCTGCAGGTCTTATTGTGAATAATCTTTTCAATGTTTCGTACAGAGATTATCTGAATCGCATGAGATTCTTTGCCGATGAGGCCGGACGAAATTTTATTTTAAACTTTAGATACAGGTTCTAA
- a CDS encoding DUF5715 family protein produces the protein MKKCVCLFFLSFNWYTYHAQSLKKALPCYDLSQVMKVEPTFLYKPHLDASKSFGIKLLQDSKDVQKYINNGKFHKIKKTGKGYTVQKLDYSRAWMVSKGKLMLEKIGTRFSKETKGHTFTVSSITRTLEDQCRLRRVNSNAALGISSHNYGNSFDISYVRFNNVLKYNPKMELALEKVLKYYYDLGRIYYIKERQQSCFHVTVRNY, from the coding sequence ATGAAAAAATGTGTATGTCTGTTTTTTTTGTCTTTTAATTGGTATACTTATCATGCTCAGTCTTTAAAAAAAGCACTACCATGTTACGATTTGAGCCAGGTAATGAAAGTAGAACCTACATTTCTATATAAGCCACACTTGGATGCTTCTAAAAGTTTTGGAATAAAACTTCTTCAGGATTCTAAGGATGTTCAGAAATATATCAATAACGGTAAATTTCACAAAATAAAAAAGACGGGAAAGGGATATACAGTGCAAAAATTAGATTACAGCAGAGCCTGGATGGTTTCAAAAGGTAAATTAATGCTCGAAAAAATCGGAACCCGTTTTAGCAAAGAAACAAAAGGGCATACATTTACGGTTTCATCCATTACACGAACATTAGAGGATCAGTGTCGTCTGAGAAGAGTGAATTCTAATGCTGCATTAGGAATCAGTTCCCATAATTACGGTAATTCTTTCGATATTTCTTATGTGCGATTTAATAATGTTTTGAAATATAATCCTAAAATGGAATTGGCGTTAGAAAAGGTTTTGAAATATTATTACGATTTGGGGAGGATCTATTACATCAAAGAAAGGCAGCAAAGCTGTTTTCATGTTACCGTAAGAAACTATTGA